In one Silene latifolia isolate original U9 population chromosome 10, ASM4854445v1, whole genome shotgun sequence genomic region, the following are encoded:
- the LOC141608223 gene encoding uncharacterized protein LOC141608223, translated as MEHRKSFFEKGMFLFDGKHVIVRPWEPNTKITKISVKTVPIWVKLMGLDLKFWGTKCLEKLASIIGKFVRVNDLTLDKSLLGFARVMVEVGIDQHFLEKIMFMDEMGQNVTVLVEYEWLPVTCTKCKGIGHKEMQCRRGNGWVMRPSQPI; from the coding sequence ATGGAACATAGGAAGTCATTTTTTGAGAAAGGAATGTTCCTATTTGATGGTAAGCATGTGATTGTTCGTCCTTGGGAACCTAATACTAAGATAACCAAAATTTCAGTTAAAACAGTTCCTATTTGGGTGAAATTGATGGGCTTAGACTTGAAATTCTGGGGGACAAAATGTTTGGAAAAACTGGCTTCTATAATTGGGAAATTTGTCAGAGTTAATGATCTTACTCTGGACAAATCTCTGTTGGGCTTTGCCAGGGTTATGGTAGAGGTTGGTATTGATCAACACTTTCTTGAGAAAATTATGTTTATGGACGAGATGGGACAGAATGTGACGGTATTGGTTGAGTATGAGTGGCTACCAGTCACTTGTACTAAATGTAAGGGGATTGGGCATAAGGAGATGCAATGTAGGAGAGGCAATGGTTGGGTCATGAGGCCTTCTCAACCAATATAA